The Candidatus Dependentiae bacterium genome includes a window with the following:
- a CDS encoding mannose-1-phosphate guanylyltransferase, with the protein MMASIYGIILAGGKGERLWPLSREHRPKQLLPFASNGSSLLDETIDRLAPLISRERLMIVTTKQQLNAVNQTAREKVGTIVAEPISRNTGPAILLTCLQIAARDPDAVLVFVPADHYIADPHMLREHLADAAAFALKNPGITLLGLHPTHPATGYGYIEYVPGSRNNPAIYPVQRFHEKPNKDTAHSYLRNQYMLWNIGIFCGTARSFIDAFKNYAPAVYDCVYAAFNGDEAAYAKCPNISIDHAVLEKSKNVFVAPVQFGWSDVGNMETFLLLSSATEMQRIVSIDSQNNLVSGTKKIIGLVGVDDLCVVETDDAIVIIKRSEVEKVKELVQKVRQEFGDTYL; encoded by the coding sequence ATGATGGCATCAATTTATGGGATCATTCTTGCTGGCGGCAAAGGGGAGCGGTTGTGGCCGTTGAGCCGAGAGCATCGCCCAAAGCAGTTATTACCGTTTGCGAGCAATGGAAGCTCACTTTTAGATGAAACAATCGATCGCTTAGCGCCGCTCATTTCTCGTGAGCGACTTATGATTGTAACCACAAAGCAGCAACTTAATGCGGTGAATCAAACTGCTCGCGAAAAAGTTGGCACGATTGTTGCTGAGCCGATTTCGCGAAATACAGGCCCCGCTATTTTGCTCACGTGTTTACAAATCGCTGCAAGAGATCCAGATGCTGTATTGGTTTTTGTACCAGCAGATCATTATATTGCCGATCCTCATATGCTACGCGAGCATTTAGCAGATGCGGCAGCATTTGCATTGAAAAATCCTGGCATAACGCTTCTTGGTTTACATCCAACGCACCCGGCAACTGGCTATGGGTATATCGAATATGTACCCGGATCGCGCAATAATCCTGCAATTTATCCAGTTCAACGTTTTCATGAAAAACCGAATAAAGATACCGCGCATAGTTATTTGCGCAATCAATATATGCTTTGGAATATTGGTATTTTTTGTGGAACGGCTCGATCATTTATTGATGCGTTTAAGAACTATGCACCGGCAGTTTACGATTGCGTGTACGCAGCATTTAATGGTGATGAAGCCGCTTATGCAAAATGCCCAAATATTTCGATCGACCATGCGGTATTGGAAAAAAGCAAAAATGTTTTTGTAGCTCCCGTTCAATTTGGTTGGTCTGATGTAGGTAATATGGAAACATTTCTACTTCTTAGCTCGGCGACCGAAATGCAACGAATAGTTTCGATTGATTCGCAAAATAATTTAGTTTCTGGAACCAAAAAGATTATTGGGCTTGTTGGCGTAGATGATTTGTGCGTTGTGGAAACTGATGATGCAATCGTTATTATTAAACGCTCTGAAGTGGAAAAAGTAAAAGAATTAGTGCAAAAAGTGCGGCAGGAGTTTGGCGATACCTATTTATGA
- a CDS encoding polyprenol monophosphomannose synthase, with amino-acid sequence MTSKNSIVVAVPTYNERENVQKLYQEIKNLNLPIDFYFIDDNSPDGTGDVLAKIAAHDSAVRVMHRSRKLGLGTAHIEAFRYARQKDYQYLITMDADFTHDPKYIPLLLLKKNDADIVIGSRYTSGGKMSGWGKIRLPFTLFWRWLIAKGLGMPFDCTGAFRLYRVAALDPNIFENLDSRGFSFCMESIYYFKKAGLKIDEVPIHAQSRLHGKSKLSINIMAEAAKKFLSLFYDRLFKRSAYVQQR; translated from the coding sequence ATGACATCAAAAAATTCAATCGTCGTCGCGGTTCCTACCTATAACGAACGCGAAAATGTTCAAAAACTCTACCAAGAAATAAAAAATCTCAACCTGCCAATAGATTTTTATTTTATCGATGATAATTCGCCCGATGGCACTGGGGATGTGCTTGCCAAGATTGCTGCGCACGATAGCGCGGTTCGTGTTATGCATCGATCGCGTAAGTTGGGTTTGGGCACTGCGCATATTGAAGCGTTTCGCTATGCTCGCCAAAAAGATTATCAGTATCTCATTACTATGGACGCAGACTTTACGCACGATCCGAAATATATCCCACTTCTTCTTTTAAAAAAGAACGATGCAGATATCGTCATAGGCTCCCGTTATACCTCTGGCGGAAAGATGAGCGGCTGGGGCAAAATTCGCCTGCCGTTTACCCTTTTTTGGCGCTGGCTCATAGCAAAGGGGCTTGGTATGCCTTTTGATTGTACAGGTGCATTTCGCCTTTATCGCGTTGCCGCGCTCGACCCGAATATTTTTGAAAATCTTGATTCGCGTGGATTTTCTTTCTGCATGGAATCGATTTATTATTTTAAAAAAGCAGGGTTAAAAATTGATGAAGTTCCTATACACGCCCAAAGCCGATTGCACGGAAAATCAAAATTATCGATCAATATTATGGCCGAAGCGGCTAAAAAATTTCTTTCTCTTTTTTATGATCGTCTCTTTAAACGCTCCGCTTATGTACAGCAAAGGTGA